In Providencia rettgeri, the following proteins share a genomic window:
- the xerD gene encoding site-specific tyrosine recombinase XerD yields the protein METKQLNPLIEQFLDTIWLEQDLAENTLASYRNDLQLLDKWLDAHQLHLENVQSIDLQSFFAERIDCGYKATSSARLLSAMRRLFQYLYREKIRLDDPSAVIAAPKIPQRLPKDLSEKQVEDLLNAPATEDALELRDKAMLEVLYACGLRVSELIGLTFSDISLRQGVIRVVGKGDKERLIPLGEEAIYWLEKYIDEGRPDLLNGKTSDILFPSKRGTKMTRQTFWHRIKYYAVLAHIDSELLSPHVLRHAFATHLLNHGADLRVVQMLLGHSDLSTTQIYTHVATERLRVLHEQHHPRG from the coding sequence GTGGAAACAAAACAACTTAATCCATTAATTGAACAATTTCTTGATACAATTTGGCTTGAACAAGATCTTGCCGAAAATACATTGGCTTCTTATCGTAATGACCTTCAACTATTAGATAAATGGCTTGATGCACATCAGTTGCATTTAGAAAATGTTCAATCAATTGACCTACAATCTTTTTTTGCTGAACGCATTGATTGTGGATATAAAGCAACCAGTTCGGCACGTTTATTAAGTGCGATGCGTCGACTCTTTCAATATTTGTACCGGGAAAAAATCCGTTTGGATGACCCTTCAGCGGTGATTGCTGCCCCAAAAATTCCGCAGCGTTTGCCCAAAGATTTAAGTGAAAAGCAAGTTGAGGATTTATTAAATGCTCCTGCGACTGAAGATGCTTTAGAGTTACGTGATAAAGCCATGTTGGAAGTGCTATATGCATGTGGTTTGCGTGTTTCTGAATTAATCGGATTAACGTTTTCAGATATTAGTTTGCGGCAGGGGGTTATTCGTGTTGTCGGTAAAGGCGATAAAGAAAGATTGATTCCCTTGGGGGAAGAGGCAATATATTGGCTAGAGAAATATATTGATGAAGGCCGCCCAGATTTATTAAATGGCAAAACGAGCGATATTCTATTCCCGAGTAAGCGTGGCACGAAAATGACTCGGCAAACGTTTTGGCACCGAATAAAATATTACGCAGTACTTGCTCATATTGATAGCGAGCTACTCTCACCGCATGTTCTTAGACACGCATTTGCAACCCATTTACTCAATCATGGGGCGGATCTACGCGTGGTACAAATGTTGTTAGGTCATAGTGATCTATCAACCACACAAATTTATACTCATGTAGCGACTGAACGGTTACGAGTATTACATGAGCAGCATCATCCAAGGGGGTGA
- the lysS gene encoding lysine--tRNA ligase — MSQEQQGVEQAPDLNNELKARKEKLAALREKGIPFPNDFRREDISDKIHAQYDDKTSEELEDLNIEVSIAGRMMTRRIMGKASFATLQDVGGRIQIYVSRDDLAEGIYNEQFKKWDLGDILGAKGRLFKTKTGELTVHCHEVRLLTKALRPLPDKFHGLSDQETRYRQRYLDLIANDESRHTFIVRSKILAEVRNFMVGYGFMEVETPMMQVIPGGASARPFVTHHNALDIDMYLRIAPELYLKRLVVGGFERVFEINRNFRNEGLSPRHNPEFTMMELYMAYADYRVLIKLTEDLFRTLTQNVLGNTVVQYGEQEFDFGKPFTKLTMKEAICKYRPETNVADLDDMDKAVAIAQSIGIKIEKSWGLGRIQCEIFEEVAESHLIQPTFITEYPAEVSPLARRNDDNPFITDRFEFFIGGREIGNGFSELNDAEDQAERFAEQVRQKDEGDDEAMFYDEDYVTALEHGLPPTAGLGIGIDRMVMLFTNSHTIRDVILFPALRPSKA; from the coding sequence ATGTCTCAGGAACAACAAGGTGTTGAACAAGCACCTGATTTGAATAACGAACTTAAAGCCCGTAAAGAAAAGTTAGCGGCACTGCGTGAAAAAGGGATTCCATTTCCAAATGATTTTCGTCGTGAAGATATTTCCGATAAAATTCATGCGCAATATGATGATAAAACATCCGAAGAGCTTGAAGACCTAAATATTGAAGTGTCGATTGCTGGCCGTATGATGACTCGTCGCATCATGGGTAAAGCATCATTCGCAACGTTACAAGATGTTGGCGGGCGTATTCAGATTTATGTTTCCCGTGATGATTTAGCGGAAGGCATCTATAACGAACAATTTAAAAAATGGGATTTAGGCGATATTTTAGGCGCGAAAGGCCGTTTATTTAAAACCAAAACAGGTGAGTTGACCGTTCATTGTCATGAAGTTCGTTTATTGACTAAAGCATTGCGCCCATTACCTGACAAATTCCACGGTTTATCAGACCAAGAAACACGTTACCGTCAGCGCTACCTTGACTTAATCGCGAATGATGAATCTCGTCATACTTTTATTGTTCGCTCCAAGATCCTCGCTGAAGTGCGTAATTTTATGGTTGGTTACGGTTTCATGGAAGTCGAAACCCCAATGATGCAAGTCATTCCAGGTGGTGCTTCTGCGCGTCCATTTGTGACTCACCATAATGCATTAGATATCGATATGTACTTGCGTATTGCGCCTGAGTTGTACTTGAAGCGTTTAGTTGTTGGTGGTTTCGAACGTGTGTTTGAAATCAACCGTAACTTCCGTAACGAAGGCTTATCTCCACGTCATAACCCAGAATTCACCATGATGGAACTGTATATGGCGTATGCGGATTATCGTGTTCTGATCAAGCTAACAGAAGATTTATTCCGTACATTGACACAAAATGTTTTAGGTAACACGGTTGTTCAGTATGGTGAGCAAGAGTTTGATTTTGGTAAGCCATTTACCAAACTCACAATGAAAGAGGCAATTTGCAAATATCGTCCTGAAACTAACGTTGCTGATTTGGACGATATGGATAAAGCAGTGGCTATTGCTCAATCAATTGGTATCAAAATTGAGAAAAGCTGGGGGCTTGGCCGCATTCAGTGTGAAATCTTTGAAGAAGTTGCAGAGAGCCACTTAATTCAACCGACATTCATCACTGAATATCCTGCTGAAGTTTCACCATTAGCGCGTCGCAATGATGATAATCCATTCATTACTGACCGTTTTGAATTCTTCATTGGTGGCCGGGAAATTGGTAACGGTTTCTCGGAATTAAACGATGCAGAAGACCAAGCTGAACGTTTTGCAGAGCAAGTTCGTCAAAAAGACGAAGGCGATGACGAAGCAATGTTCTATGATGAAGACTATGTTACTGCATTAGAACATGGTTTGCCGCCAACAGCTGGTTTAGGTATTGGTATTGACCGAATGGTGATGTTATTCACTAATAGTCATACTATTCGAGATGTTATTTTATTCCCTGCTTTACGTCCTAGCAAAGCTTAA
- the recJ gene encoding single-stranded-DNA-specific exonuclease RecJ, translating into MNVETLLQQRQQQSSAAQLPGLPELLQRIYQHRGVTDITQLERKAANLLDYRTLSGIDKALPLLYRALNEHEAITIVGDFDADGATSTALAIRALKSMGYRNINYIVPNRFENGYGLTPLVVEEARNQGTNLIITVDNGISSHEGVEAASHYGINVIITDHHLPGETLPAADAIINPNLNECSFASKSLAGVGVTFYLMSALRAYLRQQGWFVQQGVAEPNLAEYLDLVALGTVADVVPLDVNNRILVHQGLNRVRAGRCCAGIKALVEVSKRDLSRLVANDFGFALGPRLNAAGRLDDMSVSIELLLTDDMAYARELANELDGLNQTRREIEAGMQQEALVFFNQFEYGENQLPNGLAIYHPEWHQGVVGILASRIKEQYHRPVIAFAPAGDGLLKGSGRSIQGVHMRDALERLNTLQPGLMQKFGGHAMAAGLTLEVDKFDAFKHHFELLMGELIQPEQLAGVIWSDGELSRNEFCLETAELIRESGPWGQSFPEPVFDGEFQLLQQRLVGERHLKLMLEPVNGGPMLDAIMFNIDVRRWPDNSIKKAKIAFKLDVNEYRGQKNVQLMVEHIWPD; encoded by the coding sequence GTGAATGTAGAAACACTCTTACAACAAAGGCAGCAGCAAAGTTCTGCTGCTCAACTTCCTGGCTTGCCTGAACTATTACAACGGATTTACCAACACCGAGGCGTCACCGATATCACTCAATTAGAGCGTAAAGCAGCCAATTTATTGGATTATCGGACATTATCGGGTATTGATAAGGCATTACCGCTACTTTATCGTGCTTTAAATGAACATGAGGCTATCACCATTGTTGGGGATTTTGATGCCGACGGAGCAACCAGTACTGCGTTAGCTATTCGAGCCTTAAAATCAATGGGATATCGGAATATCAATTATATCGTTCCGAACCGCTTTGAAAATGGTTATGGTTTAACACCTTTGGTGGTTGAAGAGGCGCGTAACCAAGGAACGAATCTTATTATTACCGTTGATAATGGCATTTCATCCCATGAAGGCGTTGAAGCCGCTAGCCACTATGGAATAAATGTCATTATTACAGATCACCATCTGCCGGGGGAAACGTTGCCTGCTGCGGATGCGATAATCAACCCGAACTTAAATGAATGTAGCTTTGCCTCTAAATCATTAGCGGGAGTTGGTGTTACATTTTATTTAATGTCGGCATTACGTGCGTATTTACGTCAGCAAGGGTGGTTTGTGCAACAAGGCGTGGCAGAGCCTAATTTAGCCGAGTACCTTGATTTAGTTGCGCTGGGAACGGTCGCAGACGTAGTTCCTCTGGATGTAAATAACCGTATTTTAGTTCACCAAGGGCTTAATCGGGTTAGAGCAGGGCGTTGTTGCGCGGGTATTAAAGCCCTCGTTGAGGTTTCCAAGCGGGATTTATCCAGGTTAGTGGCAAATGATTTCGGTTTTGCACTTGGCCCTAGGTTAAATGCAGCAGGTAGATTAGATGATATGTCAGTGAGCATTGAATTATTACTGACTGACGATATGGCCTATGCGCGGGAACTGGCAAATGAGTTGGATGGGCTAAATCAAACTCGCCGTGAGATTGAAGCGGGTATGCAGCAAGAAGCTCTCGTGTTTTTTAATCAATTCGAATACGGTGAAAACCAGCTACCAAATGGCCTAGCCATTTACCATCCCGAATGGCATCAAGGCGTTGTAGGGATATTGGCTTCTAGGATCAAAGAACAATACCATCGTCCGGTTATTGCATTTGCTCCTGCGGGTGATGGCTTATTAAAAGGTTCAGGGCGCTCCATTCAAGGGGTACACATGCGCGATGCACTTGAACGCTTGAATACCTTACAACCGGGGTTAATGCAAAAGTTTGGTGGTCATGCGATGGCAGCAGGCTTGACGCTTGAAGTGGATAAATTTGATGCTTTTAAACATCACTTTGAGCTATTGATGGGAGAACTTATTCAGCCTGAACAACTTGCTGGAGTGATATGGAGTGATGGTGAGCTTTCTCGCAATGAATTTTGTTTAGAAACCGCGGAACTTATTCGAGAGAGTGGCCCTTGGGGACAATCATTCCCTGAGCCAGTATTTGATGGTGAATTCCAATTATTACAGCAAAGGCTAGTGGGTGAGCGTCATCTAAAACTCATGTTAGAGCCAGTGAATGGCGGCCCAATGTTAGATGCCATCATGTTTAATATTGATGTTCGTCGCTGGCCAGATAACAGTATCAAAAAAGCTAAAATTGCTTTTAAGTTGGATGTGAATGAGTATCGTGGGCAAAAGAATGTGCAGCTAATGGTTGAACATATTTGGCCTGATTAA
- the dsbC gene encoding bifunctional protein-disulfide isomerase/oxidoreductase DsbC codes for MKRKLILLAAACIATLTSSVYGATEEKVIRDTLEKYNMVVEVIKPSPIVGLNFVETSTGVVYITDDGKYLLQGPIYDMSGKTPVNISNQPLMKKVEALKDEMIVFKAPQEKHVVTVFTDISCGYCKKLHESVGELNSQGVTVRYLAYPRQGADSDVGKKMASIWCNGLPQKALTQAFKGEEIAMIEDCKLDLSKHMSVGNLFKVTGTPAIILPDGQLLPGYMKPDALVQLLNEK; via the coding sequence ATGAAACGCAAATTGATATTATTGGCTGCGGCATGTATTGCAACGTTGACTTCCTCAGTCTATGGAGCAACGGAAGAAAAAGTTATTCGTGATACGTTGGAAAAATACAACATGGTTGTTGAAGTGATTAAACCTTCACCTATTGTTGGGCTGAATTTTGTTGAAACATCAACCGGTGTCGTATACATCACTGATGACGGCAAATATTTATTGCAAGGGCCAATTTATGATATGAGCGGTAAAACCCCGGTTAATATCAGTAATCAGCCATTAATGAAAAAAGTAGAAGCGCTCAAAGATGAAATGATTGTTTTTAAAGCACCGCAGGAAAAGCATGTTGTGACCGTTTTTACCGATATTAGCTGTGGTTACTGTAAAAAATTACATGAATCTGTTGGTGAACTAAATAGCCAAGGTGTCACGGTGCGTTATCTTGCATATCCACGTCAAGGTGCGGACAGCGACGTAGGGAAAAAAATGGCGTCTATCTGGTGTAATGGCCTACCACAAAAAGCGCTAACGCAAGCGTTTAAAGGTGAGGAAATTGCCATGATTGAAGATTGCAAACTTGACCTAAGCAAACACATGAGTGTGGGTAATTTATTTAAAGTGACGGGAACACCAGCAATCATCCTACCGGATGGGCAATTACTACCTGGCTACATGAAACCGGATGCCCTTGTTCAATTACTCAACGAAAAATAG
- the prfB gene encoding peptide chain release factor 2 (programmed frameshift) codes for MTFEINPVKSKIQDLSERTVVLRGYLDYDAKKERLEEVNAELEQPDVWNEPERAQALGKERSSLEAIVETIDQMTQGLEDVEGLLELAVEADDEDTFNEAEAELELLQGKLEQLEFRRMFSGEYDSADCYIDLQAGSGGTEAQDWASMLLRMYLRWAESKGFKTEIIEESDGDVAGLKSATVKIIGDYAYGWLRTETGVHRLVRKSPFDSGGRRHTSFSSAFIYPEVDDDIDIDINPADLRIDVYRASGAGGQHVNKTESAVRITHIPTNIVTQCQNDRSQHKNKDQAMRQLKAKLYELEMQKKNADKQAMEENKSDIGWGSQIRSYVLDDARIKDLRTGVETRNTQAVLDGDLDKFIEASLKAGL; via the exons ATGACGTTTGAAATAAACCCAGTAAAAAGTAAGATTCAGGACCTGTCTGAGCGGACAGTGGTTCTGAGGGGGTATCTT GACTATGATGCCAAGAAGGAACGCTTAGAAGAAGTCAACGCTGAGCTTGAACAGCCTGATGTTTGGAATGAACCCGAAAGAGCGCAAGCCCTTGGTAAAGAACGTTCATCGCTTGAAGCGATTGTTGAGACGATTGACCAGATGACGCAAGGCCTTGAAGATGTTGAAGGTTTATTAGAACTTGCAGTTGAAGCTGACGATGAAGATACATTCAATGAAGCAGAAGCTGAGTTAGAGCTATTACAGGGCAAATTAGAGCAACTTGAATTTCGTCGTATGTTCTCAGGCGAATACGATAGTGCAGACTGCTATATTGACTTACAAGCGGGTTCTGGCGGTACTGAAGCGCAAGATTGGGCGAGTATGTTATTGCGCATGTACTTGCGTTGGGCTGAGTCAAAGGGCTTTAAAACCGAGATTATCGAAGAGTCTGATGGTGATGTTGCTGGGCTAAAATCGGCAACGGTCAAAATTATTGGTGACTATGCCTACGGGTGGCTAAGAACGGAAACAGGCGTTCATCGCTTAGTCCGTAAGAGTCCATTTGACTCAGGCGGGCGTCGTCATACTTCTTTTAGTTCTGCGTTTATTTATCCTGAAGTTGATGATGATATTGATATCGACATCAATCCAGCGGATTTACGTATTGATGTATACCGTGCTTCTGGTGCTGGTGGTCAGCACGTTAACAAAACGGAATCAGCGGTACGTATCACACATATTCCAACCAATATTGTGACGCAATGCCAGAATGACCGTTCGCAGCATAAAAACAAAGACCAAGCGATGCGCCAGTTAAAAGCGAAGCTATACGAACTGGAAATGCAAAAGAAAAATGCAGACAAGCAAGCGATGGAAGAGAACAAATCTGATATTGGCTGGGGAAGCCAGATTCGTTCTTATGTCCTTGATGATGCAAGAATTAAAGATTTACGTACTGGTGTGGAAACGCGTAACACGCAAGCCGTACTGGATGGTGATTTGGATAAATTCATTGAAGCTAGCTTAAAAGCTGGCCTGTGA